The following proteins are co-located in the Solanum pennellii chromosome 1, SPENNV200 genome:
- the LOC107008695 gene encoding RNA pseudouridine synthase 4, mitochondrial codes for MKTQNPRRTTVMARPWLFRRVVHRSRQLFAASDDVQTLYSAFYRFQCHYATTVTDAQVCNRNENEKAKWLTLPPFTATVNGAALGREIAGVKMDVNENSANTMTALKWVQRCCPELPKSLVQKLFRLRQVRRDSSNVEEQRPKRVSAKESMNVGDRIFLPITVQKFPSEKVVYYPSSEEERKFVHSLELYKDAEIIVVNKPPGMPVQGGIGIKRSLDELAAKYMRHQYSEAPRLVHRLDRDCSGLLVMGRTQLSASALHSIFREKTFDSQNEDLESKKRILQKKYWALVIGCPRRSGGIISAPLGKLVLDNGKSERITIMSDVRAPSAQYAVTEYRIIGSSEKGYTWLELSPLTGRKHQLRVHCAEALGTPIVGDYKYGWQAHRKLKHLPLPTSVLNLGVEIPRQKPDPFNLRLGNGSISDKQPHLHLHCKEMVLPNISQALQRAQVVSDADLVDVESIKLVAPLPFHMQKSWDCLSA; via the exons ATGAAAACCCAAAACCCACGAAGAACCACAGTTATGGCACGGCCTTGGCTATTCCGGCGAGTCGTCCACCGCTCTCGACAGCTTTTCGCCGCCTCCGACGACGTCCAGACACTGTACTCAGCTTTTTACCGGTTCCAGTGTCACTACGCCACCACTGTAACTGATGCACAAGTCTGTAATAGGAATGAAAATGAGAAAGCCAAGTGGTTAACTCTACCACCCTTCACTGCCACCGTCAACGGTGCTGCTTTAGGAAGGGAGATCGCCGGAGTTAAAATGGACGTCAATGAGAATTCAGCCAACACCATGACAGCACTCAAATGGGTTCAACGTTGCTGCCCTGAGTTACCGAAGTCCCTAGTGCAGAAGCTTTTTCGCTTAAGACAG GTTCGAAGAGACTCTTCTAATGTTGAAGAACAGCGGCCCAAGAGG GTTTCTGCAAAGGAATCAATGAATGTTGGAGATAGAATATTTCTTCCGATAACTGTTCAGAAGTTTCCCTCTGAGAAAGTAGTTTATTACCCTTCTAGTGAAGAAGAAAGGAAGTTTGTGCATAGCCTAGAATTGTATAAG GATGCAGAAATTATTGTGGTCAATAAACCTCCAGGAATGCCAGTTCAG GGTGGAATTGGCATAAAACGCAGTTTAGATGAACTTGCAGCTAAGTATATGAGACATCAGTACTCAGAGGCCCCTCGCCTG GTGCACAGACTGGATAGAGACTGCAGTGGACTATTGGTGATGGGAAGAACACAATTAAGTGCTTCAGCTTTGCATTCGATCTTCCGTGAGAAAACATTTGACTCGCAAAATGAG GATCTTGAAAGCAAGAAAAGAATTTTGCAGAAGAAGTACTGGGCGCTTGTCATAGGATGTCCGAGACGCTCCGGAGGGATAATATCAGCACCACTTGGAAAG CTGGTGTTAGACAACGGGAAATCTGAGCGCATCACAATCATGTCGGATGTCAGAGCACCATCGGCACAATATGCTGTAACAGAGTATCGCATCATTGGATCCTCCGAGAAAG GTTACACATGGCTAGAGTTATCTCCACTTACGGGCAGAAAGCATCAG TTGCGTGTTCATTGTGCTGAGGCATTAGGGACTCCAATAGTTGGAGACTACAAGTATGGTTGGCAAGCTCATAGAAAGCTGAAACATCTGCCTTTGCCCACTTCAGTGTTGAACCTAGGTGTGGAAATTCCCAGGCAAAAACCAGATCCTTTCAACCTTCGTTTAGGGAATGGAAGTATTTCAGACAAGCAGCCTCATCTTCATCTTCACTGTAAGGAGATGGTTTTGCCCAACATTTCTCAAGCTTTGCAACGAGCTCAAGTAGTTTCAGATGCTGATCTCGTAGATGTTGAAAGTATCAAGCTGGTTGCTCCTTTGCCCTTCCACATGCAAAAGAGCTGGGATTGCTTGAGTGCTTGA